In the Deltaproteobacteria bacterium genome, one interval contains:
- a CDS encoding flippase produces MGTLRRVAKNTSFLSAEILLINLLSFVLVIYVARKLGAVDFGKYAFAKALLEILVVWADLGLTKLLIRDVARDREGLSSILTDFFALKLVYTVLTLGVIVFITRLLGYGSEVRWIVYILGAAYLIHSFSGLMVSVFQGFERMEYGSILSVLRSVLVLTFGLIVLMSGYGVVGLCFSVLAANVIHFVLTFYILRARFTIIFFRFHLNQWWRIVREGCSFGMGSVFVRIFARVDSVMLSKMIGMAVVGYYNAAYNIVLVLMFLPGALSQALFPMTARYFETDRNKMKKVFERSLKYSVLIGFPMATGLAVLAEPIIGMLYGADYAASASALKILSWTLALSFVTAMFGNLLNSANRQLCTTYNMVICAAVNVVMNLILIPFYGFIGASVATVLTEVILVTLTYKAVRQYVYVPKISSFMLRAILGSSMMGMAVYGVREYSLLLSIPFGITVYVIVLLFLRTFDREDWNILQQLLPAKVSTPGV; encoded by the coding sequence ATGGGTACCTTAAGACGCGTTGCGAAAAATACCTCCTTTCTCTCCGCGGAAATCCTTCTGATCAATCTGCTTTCCTTTGTCCTCGTTATATACGTGGCTCGAAAACTCGGGGCCGTCGATTTTGGAAAATACGCCTTTGCGAAAGCGCTGCTGGAAATCCTGGTGGTCTGGGCGGATCTCGGTCTGACGAAATTGTTGATTCGTGATGTTGCCAGAGACCGGGAAGGACTCTCGTCCATTTTGACCGATTTCTTTGCGTTGAAACTGGTCTATACCGTGCTGACCTTGGGGGTCATCGTATTCATTACCCGGCTCCTCGGATATGGATCGGAAGTTCGTTGGATCGTTTACATCCTCGGAGCCGCCTACCTGATTCATTCCTTCAGCGGTCTCATGGTTTCCGTATTCCAGGGGTTTGAACGAATGGAATACGGTTCCATCCTCTCTGTCCTGCGTAGTGTACTGGTCCTCACCTTCGGGCTCATTGTTCTGATGAGCGGTTATGGGGTTGTGGGCCTCTGTTTTTCCGTACTGGCGGCCAATGTGATTCACTTCGTGTTGACCTTTTATATCCTGAGGGCCCGGTTTACAATCATCTTTTTCCGCTTCCATCTCAATCAATGGTGGAGAATTGTCCGGGAGGGCTGTTCGTTCGGAATGGGGAGTGTTTTCGTACGTATCTTTGCCCGCGTCGATTCCGTGATGCTCTCCAAGATGATCGGTATGGCCGTGGTCGGTTATTATAATGCGGCGTATAACATTGTTCTAGTCCTGATGTTTCTCCCCGGTGCGCTGAGCCAGGCCCTCTTCCCGATGACCGCGAGATATTTCGAGACGGACAGGAACAAAATGAAGAAAGTTTTTGAACGGTCCCTGAAGTACTCCGTTCTCATCGGGTTCCCCATGGCGACCGGACTGGCGGTGCTGGCGGAACCGATTATCGGTATGCTCTACGGGGCCGACTATGCGGCATCGGCATCGGCCCTGAAGATCCTGAGCTGGACCCTGGCCTTGTCTTTTGTGACGGCGATGTTCGGGAATCTCCTGAATTCCGCCAACCGGCAACTTTGCACAACCTATAATATGGTGATCTGTGCGGCGGTCAATGTTGTCATGAACCTGATCCTGATCCCCTTTTACGGGTTTATAGGAGCCAGTGTGGCAACCGTTTTGACGGAGGTGATTCTGGTGACGCTCACGTACAAGGCCGTGCGGCAGTACGTTTATGTGCCGAAGATTTCCTCCTTCATGCTCCGGGCGATCCTCGGGAGCAGTATGATGGGAATGGCCGTTTATGGTGTTCGTGAATACAGCCTGTTGTTGTCCATCCCTTTTGGAATCACGGTTTATGTCATTGTTCTCCTGTTTCTCCGAACCTTTGACCGGGAAGATTGGAACATCCTTCAGCAATTACTGCCGGCGAAAGTTTCGACCCCCGGTGTATGA